GGAACTCCTATCATCGCTGATAAAACCTTACTTAACAATACTTCTCTTGAAGGCAAAGATGATAGTTCTTTTATATCTTCAAAATTTAAAATTTTTCCATTAAGAGCACCAACTCTTATTTCAAAATTTTTCTGTCCTTGAGTAAAATCATACAAAATTTTCGCTGCAGAGACAGGATCACCGCTACTTACCGCAATAGCATTAGGGCCTATCAAGAAACTTTTAAGCCCAATCGCATGAGTACCTTCTACTGCCCTATATAAAAGAGTATTCTTTAAAACTTTATAGTAAACATTAGAACTTTTAAGTTTCCCTCTTAAATCGCTCATAGTTTTTACATCAATACCCTTAAAATTTGTTAAGACAACAATAGAAGAGTTTGCTAACGTTGCGTGTATTTCATCTACGAGTTGTTTTTTTTCTTCTAACTTCAAACGTTATCCACCTCCTTAAATCTTGAACCTGCAAAAACCGACGACCGAATTAAAAACTCATAACCTGTCTCAGCAGGCTGGATTTCCAATTAACGCAAAAATGCGAGCCTACGGTCTCCGACAGATTTTTTTTAAATTTATGAAAATTAAATTTTATTATTTATGAACTTAGCACCCTTTAGGCGAGCTTTTAGTGTATCTCTTAAAACATCAATATTTTTTTAATATCTATTCGATATATCATTAAAATCAATATTTTTTAAAATAAACTTCCGATTTAATACTCAAAAAAAATAAGATTTCCTATACTATTTAATTAGTAGGTCCTTCAAATGTGAAGTATCAATTCTAATACCTGGCCCCATTGTAGTAGAAACTGTTATAGTTTTTACATATATCCCTTTACTTCCGGCAGGTTTAAGCTTAATAATTGTATCAAAAAAAGCGACCAAGTTTCCTAAAATTTTTTCTACACCGAACGAAACCTTCCCCATTGGAGCGTGTACAATACCTGCTTTTTCAACCCTAAAATCTATTTTTCCAGCTTTAAGTTCTTTTATTGCCTTTGCTAATTCGAAAGTTACGGTTCCCGTTTTAGCGTTAGGCATAAGACCTCGCGGGCCTAATAAACGGCCAATTTTACCCACAGTACCCATCATGTCTGGAGTAGCGACTGACTTATCAAAATCAAACCAACCACCTTTTATTTTCTCGATAAGTTCATCATTCCCAACATAATCAGCCCCTGCTTCAAGGGCTTCTTTTTCTTTTTCACCTTTAGCAAAAACCAGCACTCTTACTTCTTTGCCAAGGCCATAGGGAAGAACTACAGTTCCTCTTACCATCTGGTCGGCATGTCTGGGGTCAACGCCCAATCTAACAGCAACATCAACTGTTTCGTTAAATTTAACGTATGATGAACTAATAGCTGTTTTGACCCCTTCCGTAAAATCATAACGATTATTAGGATCAAGCTTAATCCTAGCCTCTTGATATTTTTTTCCCAGCTTCGGCATCTTCTTAACAAACTCCTTGAAATTTAATTTTATACTACCTCAATACCCATACTTCTTGCAGTACCCTCAATAGTTTTCATTGCGGCTTCCAAATCATAACAATTTAGATCCTCTTTCTTCTGATTAGCTATTTCTTGAATTTGAGCTTTTGTAACTTTCGCTACTTTAGATTGTTTTGGATTATCTGAACCTTTAGCAATTTTGACGATTTTTTTTAATAAAACTGATGCAGGTGGTGTTTTAGTTATGAACGTAAACGATTTATCTTGGTATATTGTTACAATAACTGGTATTATTGTTCCTACATCATTTGCTGTTTTTGCATTAAAAGCTTCACAAAAACCTTTTATATTAACTCCATGTTGTCCTAAAGCAGGTCCTATAGGTGGAGATGGAGTTGCTCTTCCAGCTTCTACCTGCAATTTAACTTGCGCAACGACTTTTTTAGCCATAAAATCTCCTCATAATAATTATACTTTTGTAACCTGAACGAATTCTAATTCGACTGGTGTTGCCCGTCCAAAAATACTTACCAGAACCTTTATTTTTCCTTTTTCAGGCAAAACTTCATCAACTGTTCCAATAAAATTGCTAAAAGGACCATCAATAATTTTTACTTCTTCCCCATGATTGAAAAAATATTTCGGTTGAGGTTTTGAATTTCCAACCTCCATTCTACTAATAATTTCTGCTGCCTCTTCATCAGATATTGGAGAAGGTTTATTACGAGCACCAAGTATGCCCGTCACTTTTGCAGTATTTTTAACGATATGCCACGTTTCATCATTAAGTTCCATCTTAGCTAAAATATAACCAGGATAAAACTTTCTAATAGACGTTTTTCTTTTTCCTTTTACTAATTCAACTACATTT
This window of the Desulfobacterales bacterium genome carries:
- the rplJ gene encoding 50S ribosomal protein L10, whose protein sequence is MKLEEKKQLVDEIHATLANSSIVVLTNFKGIDVKTMSDLRGKLKSSNVYYKVLKNTLLYRAVEGTHAIGLKSFLIGPNAIAVSSGDPVSAAKILYDFTQGQKNFEIRVGALNGKILNFEDIKELSSLPSREVLLSKVLSAMIGVPTALVMALNDVPRRLINVLVAIKKAKEEA
- a CDS encoding 50S ribosomal protein L1, which translates into the protein MPKLGKKYQEARIKLDPNNRYDFTEGVKTAISSSYVKFNETVDVAVRLGVDPRHADQMVRGTVVLPYGLGKEVRVLVFAKGEKEKEALEAGADYVGNDELIEKIKGGWFDFDKSVATPDMMGTVGKIGRLLGPRGLMPNAKTGTVTFELAKAIKELKAGKIDFRVEKAGIVHAPMGKVSFGVEKILGNLVAFFDTIIKLKPAGSKGIYVKTITVSTTMGPGIRIDTSHLKDLLIK
- the rplK gene encoding 50S ribosomal protein L11 — its product is MAKKVVAQVKLQVEAGRATPSPPIGPALGQHGVNIKGFCEAFNAKTANDVGTIIPVIVTIYQDKSFTFITKTPPASVLLKKIVKIAKGSDNPKQSKVAKVTKAQIQEIANQKKEDLNCYDLEAAMKTIEGTARSMGIEVV
- the nusG gene encoding transcription termination/antitermination protein NusG, with amino-acid sequence MGQSWYIIHVYSGYEKKVKTALEERIATSSLKDMFGEILVPTENVVELVKGKRKTSIRKFYPGYILAKMELNDETWHIVKNTAKVTGILGARNKPSPISDEEAAEIISRMEVGNSKPQPKYFFNHGEEVKIIDGPFSNFIGTVDEVLPEKGKIKVLVSIFGRATPVELEFVQVTKV